The following coding sequences are from one Carettochelys insculpta isolate YL-2023 chromosome 5, ASM3395843v1, whole genome shotgun sequence window:
- the PELO gene encoding protein pelota homolog: MKLVRKDIEKDNAGQVTLIPEDAEDMWHTYNLLQVGDSLRASTIRKVQTESSTGSVGSNRIRTTLTLSVEAIDFDSQACQLRVKGTNIQENEYVKMGAYHTIELEPNRQFTLAKKQWDSVVLERIEQACDPSWSADVAAVVMQEGLAHICLVTPSMTLTRAKIEVNIPRKRKGNCSQHDRALERFYEQVVQAIQRHINFEIVKCVLVASPGFVREQFCDYMFQQAVKTDNKLLLENRSKFLQVHASSGHKYALKEALCDPAVASRLSDTKAAGEVKALDDFYKMLQHEPDRAFYGLKHVEKANEAMAIDTLLISDELFRHLDVASRSRYVRLVDSVRENMGTVRIFSSLHVSGEQLGQLTGVAAILRFPVAEVSDQEEESSSEED; encoded by the exons ATGAAGCTGGTGAGGAAGGACATCGAGAAGGATAACGCGGGGCAGGTGACCCTGATCCCTGAGGACGCCGAAGACATGTGGCACACCTACaacctgctgcaggtgggagacAGCCTGCGGGCGTCCACCATCCGCAAGGTGCAGACCGAGTCTTCCACGGGCAGCGTGGGCAGCAACCGCATccgcaccaccctcaccctttcTGTGGAGGCCATCGACTTTGACTCACAGGCCTGCCAGTTGCGGGTCAAGGGCACCAACATCCAAGAGAACGAGTATGTCAAGATGGGGGCCTACCACACCATCGAGTTGGAGCCCAACCGCCAGTTCACCCTAGCCAAGAAGCAGTGGGACAGTGTGGTGCTGGAGCGCATTGAGCAGGCCTGTGACCCAAGCTGGAGCGCTGACGTGGCTGCAGTGGTcatgcaggaggggctggctcaTATCTGTCTGGTTACCCCCAGCATGACCCTGACCCGGGCCAAGATTGAAGTGAACATCCCTAGAAAACGAAAGGGAAATTGCAGTCAACATGACCGAGCGCTGGAGAGATTTTATGAGCAGGTGGTGCAGGCAATCCAGCGTCATATCAACTTCGAGATTGTTAAATGTGTGCTGGTGGCCAGTCCCGGGTTTGTAAGAGAACAGTTCTGTGACTACATGTTCCAGCAGGCAGTCAAGACTGACAACAAGCTGCTCCTAGAGAACCGCTCCAAATTCCTTCAG GTCCACGCCTCTTCTGGACATAAATATGCACTGAAGGAAGCCCTTTGTGACCCTGCTGTGGCCAGCCGTCTTTCTGACACCAAGGCAGCTGGTGAGGTCAAAGCCTTGGATGATTTCTACAAGATGCTACAGCATGAGCCTGACCGGGCATTTTATGGCCTCAAACATGTGGAAAAGGCTAATGAAGCCATGGCCATTGATACCCTGTTGATCAGCGATGAGCTCTTCAGGCACCTGGACGTGGCTTCTCGAAGCCGATATGTGAGGCTGGTAGATAGTGTCCGGGAGAACATGGGCACAGTGCGCATATTCTCCAGCCTCCATGTGTCTGGAGAGCAGCTTGGCCAGCTGACGGGGGTAGCAGCTATTTTGCGTTTCCCTGTTGCTGAGGTCTCTGACCAAGAGGAGGAATCTAGTTCTGAAGAAGATTGA